In Ipomoea triloba cultivar NCNSP0323 chromosome 7, ASM357664v1, a single genomic region encodes these proteins:
- the LOC116024180 gene encoding uncharacterized protein LOC116024180, with amino-acid sequence MGRKVGYAYLLRRLNSLWRPKGRMELIALDNDYFLVKFGIRDDLEGSWMILDHYLIVKEWVPNFDPLTDTTKKVLVWVRFPSLPVEYYNLLCLRKVGNKLGRTIRVDHTTSLVSKGKFARVCVEIDITKPLVSRFTLEDRVWHVAYEGIHLVCFSCGLYGHRQNSCPTCPKEGEAEDSAPVTAVEMTVQNHDKGPNVVKARDVSAGRSSLHGSRPYGPWMIATRRERRPQGGQQGQGRPVEGVLQRVNISNNKEKTPATGSRFALLGSREENEDVPNQVAAESNESPQTESRPVGLGGKSRRANVVVNEKQNNERDSPRLELEKGKEPSQGRRTTGSSSRRTAEEDEHVINRGAQGGKVIRSTVIQNGDSIAADVPVNTRPPTDHHEDPPGGVDHEGDVIMDDDSPQTTLAMDGGAASPAV; translated from the coding sequence ATGGGGCGCAAGGTTGGGTACGCTTATCTGCTGCGGCGCTTGAATTCGCTGTGGCGACCCAAAGGGAGAATGGAGCTCATTGCTTTGGATAACGATTACTTCCTGGTCAAATTCGGGATCCGCGACGATTTGGAGGGGTCGTGGATGATCCTGGATCACTACCTGATCGTGAAGGAATGGGTGCCTAATTTCGATCCGCTTACAGATACCACAAAAAAAGTCCTTGTTTGGGTTCGTTTCCCTAGCTTGCCGGTTGAGTATTACAACCTGCTGTGTTTAAGGAAGGTAGGAAACAAACTTGGTCGTACCATTCGTGTAGATCATACTACGAGTTTGGTGTCTAAAGGCAAGTTTGCACGCGTATGTGTGGAGATCGATATTACTAAACCTTTGGTGTCACGGTTCACATTGGAGGATAGGGTGTGGCATGTTGCGTATGAGGGAATCCACCTGGTGTGCTTTTCATGTGGGTTGTATGGCCATCGCCAGAATTCCTGTCCTACATGCCCTAAGGAAGGGGAAGCGGAAGATTCTGCCCCTGTTACGGCAGTAGAGATGACAGTCCAAAACCATGACAAGGGTCCTAATGTGGTAAAGGCAAGGGACGTGAGTGCGGGCAGGTCGTCTCTGCATGGAAGTCGCCCATATGGACCTTGGATGATAGCAACCAGGCGTGAGAGGCGGCCGCAGGGAGGCCAACAGGGGCAGGGTCGTCCAGTAGAAGGTGTTCTGCAGAGAGTAAACATCAGCaataacaaggagaaaaccccTGCAACTGGGTCGAGATTTGCTTTACTGGGATCCAGAGAAGAGAATGAGGACGTACCAAACCAGGTTGCAGCTGAAAGTAATGAAAGTCCTCAAACCGAGTCGAGGCCAGTGGGCCTAGGAGGTAAATCTAGGAGGGCAAATGTGGTCGTTAACGAGAAACAAAATAATGAAAGGGATTCCCCACGACTTGAGTTGGAGAAAGGAAAAGAGCCATCTCAGGGAAGAAGAACTACTGGGTCCAGTTCCAGACGGACAGCGGAGGAGGATGAACATGTGATCAATCGAGGGGCTCAAGGAGGAAAGGTTATCCGTTCTACGGTGATCCAGAATGGAGATTCCATCGCGGCTGACGTTCCTGTGAACACTCGGCCTCCTACTGACCACCACGAGGATCCCCCGGGTGGGGTTGACCATGAGGGCGACGTTATTATGGATGATGACTCGCCGCAAACGACGCTAGCGATGGACGGGGGCGCTGCTTCCCCTGCAGTCTAG
- the LOC116024181 gene encoding uncharacterized protein LOC116024181, which translates to MNIVVWNCQGAGGRGVHRVLKQIIQSHRPGILGLVEPKVSGSQANVICLKLGFSDWIRVEAFGVSGGIWVLWNDHSQVSVIFTHPQFVLLQVQAAGQTPWFCAVVYGSPTHHLRRRLWSELCSVKRGISGPLLVAGDFNSIIDQSETSNYGAYSVQHSVDFVDWIQTEGLLDLGFTGPKFTWTKGVTTG; encoded by the coding sequence atgaATATTGTTGTTTGGAATTGTCAAGGAGCTGGTGGAAGAGGAGTTCACCGCGTCCTGAAACAAATTATTCAGTCTCATAGGCCAGGTATCCTCGGCCTTGTTGAACCAAAAGTCTCGGGTTCCCAAGCGAACGTTATTTGTTTGAAGTTGGGCTTTTCTGACTGGATCCGAGTAGAGGCTTTTGGTGTCAGCGGTGGGATTTGGGTTCTTTGGAACGATCACTCGCAGGTGTCTGTCATTTTTACTCACCCTCAGTTTGTGCTCCTACAGGTACAGGCGGCGGGTCAGACCCCCTGGTTTTGTGCAGTGGTTTATGGAAGTCCGACACACCATTTACGGCGCAGGCTTTGGTCGGAACTCTGTTCAGTCAAGCGAGGAATCTCGGGTCCTTTGTTGGTGGCTGGGGACTTTAACTCAATTATTGATCAGTCCGAGACGTCAAATTACGGTGCCTACTCTGTGCAACATAGTGTGGACTTTGTGGATTGGATTCAGACCGAAGGACTGTTGGACCTGGGTTTCACTGGTCCGAAGTTCACTTGGACCAAAGGTGTGACCACCGGGTAG